One region of Streptomyces sp. Edi4 genomic DNA includes:
- a CDS encoding XRE family transcriptional regulator, with protein sequence MREIENAIERAEREAFTREPPKTLKAQIGYLLKQLGTAKAVAQELGITADSVNRYRRGARKNPPKDIAKKIDGAVRSRWQPQVRRRRRKQAASSGGITVETRASFGYKAAGGSTDEPRMRRLTVHLPAAYAQRLFDARDEGANDQRLREIIADGFREVYFQDGGRRASDLHEVEMKDIDYLDLDY encoded by the coding sequence GTGCGAGAGATCGAGAACGCCATCGAGCGCGCCGAACGGGAAGCGTTCACCCGCGAGCCGCCCAAGACCCTCAAGGCCCAGATCGGCTACCTGCTCAAGCAGCTCGGCACCGCCAAGGCCGTCGCCCAGGAGCTCGGCATCACCGCCGACTCCGTCAACCGCTACCGGCGCGGCGCCCGCAAGAACCCGCCCAAGGACATCGCCAAGAAGATCGACGGTGCCGTCCGCTCCCGCTGGCAGCCGCAGGTGCGCCGCCGCCGGCGGAAGCAGGCGGCCAGCAGCGGCGGGATCACCGTGGAGACCCGGGCGTCCTTCGGCTACAAGGCCGCCGGGGGATCGACCGACGAACCGCGCATGCGCCGGCTGACCGTCCACCTCCCCGCGGCCTACGCGCAGCGCCTGTTCGACGCCCGCGACGAAGGGGCCAACGACCAGAGGTTGCGTGAAATCATCGCCGACGGATTCAGGGAAGTGTATTTTCAGGACGGCGGACGCCGCGCAAGCGACCTCCACGAAGTCGAAATGAAAGACATCGACTACCTCGA